The region CGGTGGTGGCGGTGTGGTGGGCCAGGGCGGCGTTCAGGCCCGCGACGGCCGCGTTCGGCGGCAGGGGGCGGTGGGCGGCGGCGTCCTCGAACGCGGCACGCAGCCGGGGCGCCAGGAAGGCGAACCCGACGGCGTACGGGCCGCGCAGGAAGCGCCAGCCGTCCCCCGTCAGCAGCTGGCAGCCGATGCGGCCGGCATCCACGGGGAGCTGGCCGGCGGAGTAGGAGGCGTCGACGGCGTACACGCACCGGTACGGGGCGAGGATCTGCCCGATCTCCTCGACCGGGTTGACGATTCCGCAGCCGGAGGGGACGTGGACGACCGAGACGAGGGCGACGTCGTCGTCGATGTGCCGGGCCATCCACTCCAGGTCCAGGTCCCCGTCCTCGCGCAGCGGAACGACCTCCACCGTGCAGCGGGTGCGGTCGCGCAGGGCGTAGAGGGCGGTCAGGCGGGCGGCGCTCTCGTAGGGGGTCGTCCAGACGCGCTCGCCGCGGCCGGGGGTGAGGCGGGAGACCAGCGCGTCGAAGGCGCCGGCGGCGTCCGTGACGACGGCGGTGTCGGCGGCCGGGACGCCGAGCAGAGCGCCGAGGCGCTCGTGGACCTCGGTGCGCAGGACGTCCTCGAGGTCCTCCTCGAGCTCGTGCGGGCCGTAGCGGTCCTCGCGGCTCGCGCAGTCGGCGACGAGTGCGCGGACGGCGGCGGGCATGGTGCCCCAGCCCGCCGTGTCCAGGTGGACCGTCCGGCCCTCCCGGTCCGCGGGCTCCGTGCGGTCCGTGCCGTCCGTGCCGTCCGTGCCGTACGCGTGGTCCGTGCCGTACGTGTGGTCCCTGTGGTCCGTGGATGACGGCGTCGCGTTCATTTCCGGGGCCTCCCCCCGCTGTCGCCAAATATTGCCAACTTGCTTGGCAATACATTGCCAAGCGCGAGGCCGTGATGGCAACGGGGGCTCCGGCGGCGCTCTAGCGGAGGGGCCGCGAAAGTGCAGTTCAACCCCCTCGGGTTCGGCTCCGCGCGACCCGCGGAGCGGGGTGTTTGACAAACTTTGCCAGGCATCCGCGCAGGCGGTACGGCGACTCTCGCCGGCCTCCAGCCCATCTCCAGCGAATACCGAGCAGATCCCGAGGAGGCATTGCCAAGCTTCTTGGCAAGAAGTTACCAACGCAGATTCGCTTCATTGCCACGGAGGAGCTGTCATGAAGAACCTCGTCGCCCGCCTCGCCGTCACCGCCGCCGTCGCCTCCGCCGTACTCACCGCCGGCGGCATCAGCACCGCCGCGGACGGCATCGGCTGGCCCAAGGCGGCGAGCACCACGACCGCCTCCTCCTCCATCGGCTGGCCGAGGACGGCCGGCACCGTCTCCGCCGCCTCCGCGGAGGGCGACATCGGCTGGCCCAAGACCACCGCCACCACCGCCGCGGCCACGGACGACATCGGCTGGCCGAAGGGCACCGTCACCACCGTCTCCGCCACCGACGACATCGGCTGGCCCAAGGTCACCGTCGTCTCGGCGAACGGCGACATCGGCTGGCCCAAGACCACCGCCACCACCGCCTCCGCCACCGACGACATCGGCTGGCCGGTCGCGGGCGGCAGCGCGGCCGTCTGAGGGTGCCGCCCGCCCTCGCACGGCCGCCCCGTCCCCGCGCGTGCGCGGAACGCTTCCCCGCCGCCGCCCCCGTACGACGTCCACCGGACCACCCGCCGAACCCGTGAGGCCCCCGCCGGCAG is a window of Streptomyces sp. NBC_00271 DNA encoding:
- a CDS encoding aminotransferase class V-fold PLP-dependent enzyme, producing the protein MNATPSSTDHRDHTYGTDHAYGTDGTDGTDRTEPADREGRTVHLDTAGWGTMPAAVRALVADCASREDRYGPHELEEDLEDVLRTEVHERLGALLGVPAADTAVVTDAAGAFDALVSRLTPGRGERVWTTPYESAARLTALYALRDRTRCTVEVVPLREDGDLDLEWMARHIDDDVALVSVVHVPSGCGIVNPVEEIGQILAPYRCVYAVDASYSAGQLPVDAGRIGCQLLTGDGWRFLRGPYAVGFAFLAPRLRAAFEDAAAHRPLPPNAAVAGLNAALAHHTATTATTATATTDGPAGLAGQGLLPALRAAVEECPGTELIAPGRVQSAILAFRHRDLPAALVRRRLAARGVVLWKTVAQETPLHLPRSGATTALRASLGPDTTPQDIARFGRALREVVREETAGAQRPRPARTLPPTPTPTPTPALASAPAPVPPAGPRPRPSARRHLTLCPTP